The proteins below come from a single Anaerobranca californiensis DSM 14826 genomic window:
- a CDS encoding transposase — protein sequence MSNFILTLKLKTQPYQGDILDKRFNILRQMYNACLGHLLKQYKEMINTEEYKYIVNQGKGSTRNKQLQELNNKYGLTEYSLHRYIKPMQHHFKENIDSFTAQKIATRCFNAFKKYMFHEAEKVNFKKYGELNSVEGKSNKTGIRFKDNILYWNGLEIPVIIKKNDIYAQEALKNKIKYCRIKREIIKGKYHYYLQLVLEGVPPLKINKKTGEIKGRTTNGKVGIDIGTQTIAISSDYEVKLLELAPEVVNIDKEIRRLQRYMDRSKRVNNPNKYNKDGTIKKSNKDKWHFSKRYMKGKYNRLELYRKQREIRKQNHCKLANYLITLGDEFYVEDMNFKGLQKRAKETTVNEKTGKYNSKKRFGKSLANKAPSMFLAILSNKLKYQNNQLIKVNTKELKASQFNHLNCEYNKKKLSQRWNDLNGIKVQRDLYSAFLIQHVNDDLKTINIELCNKNFNRFLEFHNKEVERLISCELKPPLKNVI from the coding sequence TTGTCAAATTTTATATTAACTTTAAAATTAAAAACACAACCTTATCAAGGAGATATTTTAGATAAACGTTTTAATATATTAAGACAAATGTATAATGCCTGTTTAGGGCATTTATTAAAACAATATAAAGAAATGATAAATACCGAAGAGTATAAGTATATAGTCAACCAAGGGAAAGGGTCTACCCGAAATAAACAATTACAGGAATTAAATAATAAATATGGTTTGACAGAATATTCACTACATCGTTATATAAAACCTATGCAACATCATTTTAAAGAAAATATAGATTCTTTTACAGCACAGAAAATTGCTACAAGATGTTTTAATGCTTTTAAAAAATATATGTTTCACGAAGCAGAAAAAGTTAACTTTAAAAAATACGGTGAATTAAATTCAGTAGAAGGGAAAAGCAACAAAACTGGAATTAGATTTAAAGATAATATTTTATACTGGAATGGATTAGAAATTCCAGTAATTATTAAAAAAAATGATATATATGCACAAGAGGCCCTTAAGAATAAAATTAAATATTGTAGAATTAAAAGAGAAATAATTAAAGGAAAATATCATTATTATTTGCAATTAGTATTAGAAGGTGTCCCACCTTTAAAGATTAATAAAAAAACTGGTGAAATAAAAGGTAGAACTACTAATGGCAAAGTAGGTATTGACATAGGAACCCAAACAATAGCAATATCAAGCGATTATGAAGTTAAACTTTTAGAATTAGCACCAGAAGTAGTTAATATCGATAAAGAAATTAGACGACTACAAAGATATATGGATAGAAGTAAAAGAGTTAATAATCCTAATAAGTATAATAAAGATGGGACAATTAAAAAATCTAATAAAGATAAATGGCATTTTAGTAAAAGGTATATGAAAGGAAAATACAATAGATTAGAATTATATAGAAAACAAAGGGAAATAAGAAAACAAAATCATTGCAAACTTGCAAACTATTTAATAACTTTAGGGGATGAATTTTATGTTGAAGATATGAATTTTAAAGGTCTGCAAAAAAGGGCAAAGGAAACTACTGTTAATGAAAAAACAGGAAAATATAACAGTAAGAAAAGATTTGGTAAATCATTAGCGAATAAAGCACCGAGTATGTTTTTAGCTATATTAAGCAATAAATTAAAATATCAAAACAATCAATTAATAAAAGTTAATACAAAGGAATTAAAGGCAAGTCAATTTAATCATTTAAACTGTGAGTATAACAAAAAGAAACTTAGCCAAAGGTGGAATGACTTAAATGGTATAAAAGTGCAAAGAGATTTATATAGTGCTTTTTTGATACAACACGTTAATGATGATTTAAAGACTATAAATATTGAATTATGTAACAAAAACTTTAATAGATTTTTAGAATTTCATAATAAAGAAGTAGAAAGATTAATTAGTTGTGAATTAAAACCTCCATTAAAAAATGTAATATAA